The segment TACTGCAAAGGTCCAGCAACTTCGATCTGATTCTGCTGGCAAACACGCACAAGTGGGACAAATAGCTGGCAAATTAATTATTACTCAAAAATTCGTCCATGTTCAGGATGCTCCACAGTACATCTTCCCACGCACTGTCGCGGTTGGTAGATTTTTTCAGAAAATCGGTCAGCAACTGCACTTCCTGTGGGTTGGGATTGCGGGCGAATGCTCGTCGATATAGTGCCTGGATGATTTCTGTATCTGCTTTCTTGGCAGTTACTTGCGCCTTCAGCCAGTTGTTCGGCTGGCGAATTTTCTCATTAATGGTGGCACCATTAATGAGTTGCAACGCCTGGGCCAGGTTCCCTTCATTCTCCCGTTCGCACTCGCACGCTAATTCCCGCGCGGGCTGGCCAAACGTTTTCAAAAACGGGTGATTCACCTCGCCATCGGGCAATTGAATCGCTCTGGTGCCTGCTGGCAGACCTGCGTACTTCTCTGGCACACCGGTCAGGTCGCAAATTGCATCCAGCAACTGTTCCGCAGTCAATGGACGTGGGATCGAACGAGAAAAATACCGAGAATCATCGGCATTGGTGGCATTCGGCTTGGCACTCAACTGATAGGTAGTCGATAGCACAATCGTACGAATGAGGTGTTGCATATCGAATTTGTTTTTGGCAAAATCAGCTGCCAACGCATTCAGCAATTCTTCATTGGAAGGTGGGTTTGATTCGCGGAAGTCGTCCACCGGATCAACTATCCCCTTACCAAACAGATGAAACCAGACCCGGTTCACCACGGAGCGTGCGAAAAATGGGTTATTGGTGTCGGTCAGCCATTTAGCGTAAACTTCTCGACGTGAAGCACTTGCGTCAAGTGGCGGGACTTCGCCCTTCAGATATTTGGGTGCCATTACTTTCCCGGTGCGGGGCTGGGTAATTTCGCCCGCACGTGCCGAAAAGATGAACTGGGCATTGTTGGCCTTTACCGGAATGCTGGTATCTTTCCGCAGTTTCACGCGGGCAAACCATGCAGCGGTGCTGTAATAATCGTCCTGAGTAATCGATTCAAACGGGTGGTTGTGGCACTTTGCGCATTGCATCCGAATGCCCATGAACACCTGGGCGGTGTTCTCCGCGAGTACAGTAGGATCTTTGGTGATCGTGTAGTAATTTGCCGGTGGGTTGCGGTAACTACTGCCGTTGGCAGTCAGAAGTTCACGAACCATCAAATCAAATGAAGTATTTTTCATAAAGTGCTCGCGCAACCACTGTTGCAGTGCGTAGGCACCTTTCACATCAATTACTTTCCGGTTAGAACGCAACACATCGGCCCACTTCAGGGTCCAGAAATCGGCATATTCTGGTCGTTGGAAGAGGTTGTTGACCAGTTTGGTGCGTTTATCCGGGCTGGTATCCTGCAAAAACTGATCCACTACTTCCGGTGGGGGCAGCATCCCACAGACATCCAGGTAAACCCGACGCAGGAATTCCGAATCTCCCGCCAGTTCGGAAGGCAGGATGGTCATCTGCTTTAACTTGGCAAAAACGTGTTGATCCACAAAGTTGGCTTCGGGCGGTGCCTGCCACGTAAACCCTTTGGCAGGAGGAAGATACGTAATTCGCACCGATTGCATTTCTTCCAGATAGCGTACCAGAATTGCCACCTCACCAGGCGAGCGAAATTCTACTTTCCCCGTGGCATCCACGTCGGCAATATTCGTATCGCTGCTGGAAAAGTTGCACAACCGAGTTACATCCTGCGTGCGGCTATCTTTGAACTGCGCCACCACACGCACCCGCTGGGTCGATTGTGGTGCGTAAATTACTCTCTTGGAAGGAGTTACGGAAAGTGAAGTTACCGGTGCTGCAGTCGTCACATCGTTGGGAGCCCCCTGGGCGATCCAGGTTTTCATCACTTCGGTAACGAAACTATCAATTCCAAGGCGTGCACCACCTTCGTGGGCCACCTGACCGGTCCCTTTCTGGACTATCAGACTATGTTCTGGCTGTTGTACAATCAAACGACGGTTGAATTGATCGCGGGTCAGTTGTTTGTAATCATCGGCAGGATCAAACCCACGCAGGCTAAGGCGAAAGCCATTTTTCCCACTGGGGGTGCCATGACATGCACCCATATTGCAACCTGCCACATTCAGCGTGGCCACCAGTTCATGAGAAAAACTCACATTTTCAGATGCAGTGACATTTTTCGCAGTGATCTGCAGGGGCAAAGTTAAGTTTTCAAAAGAAATTTTTGCTGTGGCCTCAAAATTTGTTTGGGCACGAAGCCAGCCATTTTCCCACGTAGCCTTGCCAGCGGCTGCCTGCAAATCGATTTTGCAGAGATCAGTCACATCACGCACGGTCTGGTCAGAATAGTGGGCAGTTACCAGCACCTGAACTGGCGAGCGTGGACCATCAATCAGCACCACCGGTGGATCTATTGACAATTGGGCGAGTGTTGGTTTCTCTTGCGTAAATCCTTGCTGAACAAGGATTAACGATGATAGCACGAGCGAGAATCGCACAAATTGTTTCATCTTGTTGCCTACCAAAGAAAGAAATACCCAGGTGGGATGAATAAGAGGGTACGATGGTTTTATTTCTCGATCATAACCGATCGCCGACAAAAAATCGAGTAAAAACCATCAAAATGGTTCCAATTGTGTGCCATGGCTGGTTAAAATTGAAGTAATACAACTGTTGCGTTGTAACAACATTGCAACAATTTTGTATCCCGCCGAGCAAAAAATTGTTGAGGATCGTCTTTAGATCAGCACCACACAGGGAAGTCATGTGGTAAACTTGAAGGTAATTTCCAAGAAAGCACTGCCTCCCCCTGCTTGCGATGAAAATATGAACATTAAACTAGGCATTCTGGAATAATCCATGTCGAACACTCTCGCCGCAAGTGACAGCACGGTTTTCCGTGCAACGGTGCTGGGCAGCAGTCTGCTGGCCGAAAGCCAGTATGATGTTGCAATTGCCGACCTGGAGCCCACTGCCGATCCGAAAGCGATCGCCAAACACCTGATTCGCAAAGAACTGATCACCAAATATCAGGCAGAACGATTGCTGGCTGGCCGCACCGATGGTTTCGTGGTGGGGCAATACCGCATTCTTGATGAACTTGGCCGTGGTGGCATGGGACGCGTCTACAAGGCACTCCACACCAGTATGAGCCGCCTGGTGGCGATGAAAGTGATCAGTCAGAACCTGCTGAAAACTGAAAAAGCCAGGGATTTCTTCCAGCGGGAAGTCCTCGCTGTTGCAAAACTGATTCACCCGAACATCGTCACTGCATATGATGCCCGTCAGTCGGAAGAAATCTGCTATTTAGTGATGGAATTTGTCGATGCACCCACGCTGGCAGATACGATTCGAAACCGCCCACCGATGCCTTTTCAGCATGCTGTAGAAATCATTCGGCAGACGGCAGCCGGTTTATCTTGTGCCCACGCACTGGAAATTGTGCACCGAGATATCAAGCCATCAAACTTGCTGGTCCAGAACAGTATTGCTGGCCCACTGGTGAAGATCGTCGACTTTGGTCTTGCCCGCCTGAATGTGGGGGATGAGGCACCCAAAGCATCCTCGGTGAATGGTGGGGCAATGGTCGGCACTGCCGAGTACATTTCGCCCGAGCAGGCCCGTAATTACAACAATGTGGACGCTCGTAGTGATATCTACAGCCTGGGCTGCACTTTCTATCTGTTAGTCACCGGATCGGTGCCATTTCCGGGGGGGACTTCGATGCAGAAGGCACTCCGCCACCTGACCGATCAGCCTGTTCCAGTGCGGCAGTTACGCCCCGATACTCCCCCACCACTGGCAGCGATTATCGAACGAATGCTGCAGAAAAAACCCGAAGATCGTTTCCAAAGCTGTCTGGAACTGCTTGCAGCCCTGGAAGGTTTTGGCGGGCCAATCAGTAGTTTTCGATTACCCAGCTACCGCCCAATGTCGACCGAACAGGATTTTCATGTACCCACCACGGTGGAAGACCCGTGGGCAAATCTGGCCGATCCTTCTTCTCAAACCCTTGCTTCTGTTGATACTCCCACGGGAGAGCAGCCCGCACCGAAGAAAAAGGAAGTCCGCAAACCATACCGCAAACAGGCAAAGCACCAGATGATCTGGATTACAATCGCGGTGCTGGTTTTCTGCCTGATTGTTGCCGGTATTGTGGGCGTTGTGCTCAAAAAAGTTGGTTGAAATTGCCCTGGCTCGCCTTTCGATAGCCAGAAATGATTGCTGTATAGTAAATGCAGCACGGATATAAACGATAGGCGTAATCTGTTAATTCAACAGAGTTCTTCTGGTATTGTTTGATCTATACCGTTCCACAATCTTAACGATTATTCTGCATTTCGTTTCGCTTCTAACTCAGCCCAGCGGGCATACAGTTGCTCTACTTTGCTTTGTGCTGATTCCATCGCCCGGCAAGCTTCGGAGAGTACGGTGTGACTTGAGGTGGCCGCATCTTCGACTTTTTGCTTGAGCACTTGCAATAATTCTTCCGCTTCCAGGATAGCCGTTTCCATGTTGTTGACTTCCTGCTGCTCTTTGTAACTGAGCTTTTTGGGCTTGGAAGTAGTGGGATTGGCAGATTTGGTGGCTGCTGGCTTCGAAGGAGCATTGGCTTTTTCGTAAGCATTCAGCCATTGATTGACACTGCCGTACAGTGCAGAGCCACCCAGGCCATCCAGGCCAATGAACTCAGTGCAGAGTCTGTCCAGTAAATCGCGATCATGGCTGACAATGACTAAAGCCCCGGGGAATTCATCCAGATTTTCCTCCAGCAATTCCAGTGCGGCAATATCAAGATCGTTCGTCGGTTCATCCAGCAATAACAAGTCCGCCGGTCGAAGCATTAATTGGGCAATGCGTACCCGGGCCTGCTCCCCGCCGGATAGGGCACTCATTTCCATATCGAGTTGGTCGGCATGAAATTGAAAACGGCTGGCCCAACCGGCAACATGCATCGGCTGATCGCGGAATACAACCGTATCGCCATTGGGGCACAACGCTTCCCGCAGGGTGATTGTTTGATCCAGTGATGATCGGCCTTGCTCGAATACTTCGATTCGCAATCCTTCCGCGTGGGTAATCGTCCCGGTATCGGGGGCGAGTTCTTTCGCAATAATTTTCAGGAATGTGCTTTTTCCGCTACCGTTGGGACCGAGCAGCCCCAGCTTCACCCCCGGTGAGACTAATAGTTCCAAATTTGCGAACAATTTCCTGCCGGCAATTGATTTGCTGACATTGGCAATGGTGAGTAGCTTTTTCGTCTGTCTCCCAGTACCGGCAAAGTCGATCCCGGCGGCTGATCCCTGTTTCGTGCGATAATTCAGTTCGGCCAGTTGCTCGCGGCGATCTGCTGCTGCCTCAATCCGGGAGCTGGCTTTCCGCGTACGTGCCTGGGCTTTGTGCCCCAACCAGTCAGTTTCGATTCGGACCCGGTTGGCAACCGCTTCCCGCTGTCGTTCCTGAGCTTCAATAAATGCTGCTTTCTTATCGGCAAATGAATCAAAACCGCCATCCGCCCGGAAAACACCTGCGGGATAAACGCGGTTGATTTCGACAATTTCATCGGCGACAGCCCGCAAAAAGGAACGATCATGGGTGGCAACCAGATAGCCAAATGCCGAACCACGTAATAACCGTTCCAGCCAGATCACTCCGGGAAGATCCAGATGGTTTGTTGGCTCATCCATCAGCAATAGTTCGGGCTCTTTCGCCAGCTCCCGCGCGATCGATAACCGCTTGCGCCAACCGCCAGACAAGGTATCCGCCCGCTGTTCATGATCGTAGAAGCCGACTTGGGTCAGGGAAATTGCTGCTCGGACATCTTTCTCGTGTTCCTCAAGCGTTTCTGCGATTAAACCGTCGAGGACAACCTGGGTAACAGTATGGCCAGCCGGGAAAATATCATCCTGAGGTACGTAACCAATTCTTGCCCCCCGGCGGATGCTCCGGGTGCCTTCATCAGGTGTTTCCAGCCCGGCAAGGATTTTCAATAATGTCGATTTGCCCGCACCATTGGGACCAACCAAACCGACTTTCTCCCCTGCGTGCATATCCAGGCTTAAATCGGTGAACAACTCGCGGTGCGAATAGCTCTTGGACACATGTTGGGCCGACAACAAATTCATGAATCACTCTTGAAAATACGTACCAGATTCCACGTACTTGTTCTATGGAATGCCCACACGACAAGAAATTCAGCACCGATGCAGAAAACAACCGGGAACCGCTTTGACGTTACCCGCTCCCTTACCCATCATCCGACCGGCCATTCCTCCGGTGATGAACCCGGCAGACGGGTCATCTAAGACGAAAATTTGATTTCCACTGCGAGTAGAAATACCTACGCTGCTGTCAATCTGGAGTGGTTAATTCACCTGGTTTCCCATTCGCCGGTATCAAAGATTTCTTCAATCGCTATCCACTGGCCATCGTGCGAAAGGAAGCGGTCGCCGGGGTACACGCTGCATTATGCGCCCAGGCGCTGAAGCCCCAACTCTCGCAACCCACGAAGTACGTGTGGTGGTCGGCGATTCTCAAATTATAGACGGTTTCCCATTCGTCTGTATCAAAGATTTCCTCAATGGATATCCATTGATCTTCGTGCGAGAGGAAGCGGTCGCCGGGGATCAAATCCTGGGCATCGATCCAGCCCTTATTCTCCACATAAAATGGATGCTCACCCGTTGTATTAATCACCTGGCCATGAACGTGGATAGAAAGAATCGGCGAATTTCTTACAAAGACCTCTTCGACAACCTTCGCTTCAATCAGTGCTGTCAAGTCGTATTCATTGCGAGATAGAACCACATCGCCAACCTGGAAATCCTCGATATTCTTCGACCCCTCCGGGGTCAGCAATGGCGTGCAAGCGGCGAAGCAGGCTTTGATCCCGAGGTGGTGCGCCATCGCCGCCAGGTTGTCGTGGATTCCCAGCGATTTGGTGAAATTGTTGTGAATGAAGAACGAGGCGATCTTATCCAGCCACGTCTTTGGCTTACGCACGGTTTGCGGAATCGCGTTGTCGCCTTGGAAATTCTTCCAGCATCAAATTTACAGGCGACCCTACATCGTTGCCAAAACCATAACATGAGTGTGTATCAAATGTCTTCGTCGCGTTATCCACAAATCATTTCTTCGAGAATAGCTTGCACCTACGTACGTCGTGTTTAGTGTTCTTGGAAGAATAATAAATGTCTTATATTGGTATATCAGTGTTTTGCACATAGTTAAAGCACTCGCCACTACCAGACTCTGTAAACCCCATTATTGCAATAGTGCGATTCCAAGTCGTACGAGACAGATAGTCTGATAAGAACTCGCCAAACTGTTTACTAGAAATCGTTTTTGCAGATTGAAACTGAATTACTTCAGTACCTTGTAGTTTTCTTGCAGAGTTCGCGAGCAGCGATATGATTACTAATGTATCGCGAAAATCATTGCGCAAATTTTCAATGGCAAGCGCGACCAACCCTTTAAATATAAGCAATGGATTATTTTTTCTGACTGAGCATACCGCCATCCAGTGAGCGTAACTATGAAACGTGTTGACGCAATTTTTTGTCACCGATAAGATTTTCGCGCGTTCATTTTCGTCGCCTTCCAAGAAGAACTTAATGAGTGCATCAACAGCACCATATTGTTTTTCAAAAAACAAAGAATCATCGCCGTCATCTGGGTCCGGTGGAAATTCTTCCAATGTATGAATATTGTTTGCTAGAAAAAAATCTAGTTTTGACATCGTTTTCACCTCTTAAAATTTTTTGCATATTATTAATATTACTCACATCTCAAGTAATTGCAAAAATGGTGGCTCTAATTCAAGAAGGTTTCAATGAAATGAATAGCGCTGACCAAGCATTATTGAACAACTTGAAAGCTGAACCAGTTGAAGTGTTTGTAGGCACGCGATAACCGGCATTCTTCAACATATTCAGTTCTCTTAAATAAACACGATCAATTGCAATGCCGCCTGGCAATCTCCGGACAAGGGCTGGCGTTGAGGGTCTAGTAACGAGATAAAACGTCTTTCGCGAATCAATTCCGCCTAACATCCACGCATCATTTGCGCCAATGCTCCAGCCGTGTACGGTGTCATCTAGTAATCCTTCAAGATACCGTCTCCCATGAGGATGTCTGGCTGTGTGGGTAAGTACATCCGGGCTATTTCCGAGTACTCGTGGTAAACGTCCCCTTGAGCCCATTTGATAGACTTCCCAGAGGTATTGTTGAAATGCTAAATCATGATTTCTTAATAATTTAGTCTCGATCCGTGCTAATTCCTTAATTCCATTTTGAGTTTTGTACAAAAACCGGTCGAAATCACGATTGCCGTATCTTTTAATAAATTCGTCAACATTGGCGCAGGCCGCATTATGCACCCACGCGCTGAAGCCCCAATCGTCGCAGCCCACGAAGTACGTGTGGTGGTCGGCGATTCTTAAATTATAGACGGTTTTCCATTCGCTGGTATCAAAGATTTCCTCAATCGAAATCCATCGATCATCGTGCGACAGGAAGCGGTCGCCGGGGATCAAATCCTGTGCATCAATCCAGCCCTTATTCTCAACATAAAACGGATGTTCCCCGGTGGTATTAATGACCTGGCCATGAACGTGAATTGAAAGAATCGGCGCCAGTCTGACAAATACTTCTTCGACAACCTTCGCTTCAATCGGTGCTGTTGAGTCGTATTCATCGCGAGATAGAACCAAATCGCCAATCTGGAAATCCTCGATATTACAGGACCCAACGGGAGTCAGCAACGGCGTCCCCGCCGCGAAGCATGCTTTACTGGTGTTGCGTTCGGCCCACTTCTTAAAATTTTCATATCTCTGTTCCGATGCGAACCGTTTGGCAACCGTGTGGATAAGGAAATCCCCTACCACTCGATCAACGACTCGCTCAAAGCGTGACCTCGGCTCCTTCACATCCATTGGATGCGGGCCGTCAACGCCCTCTTTGGGCAGAGCGTCGTATGTCGGGAAATCACTTTTTCTATGAGTGGGGTTGTGAGTTCCGAGTTCGACAGTCGGGATAGCCAAGGTCAGAATTCTTGCCAATTGTGAAGAATTATCTCTTGCATCCCACGTGGGCTGTGGTAACATCCACTTAACCTACCCGATGATGTTCAAATTAATGTGTGATTAAAATGTGTTTTCCCTCCCGAATGTTGGCCTGGCTGGTTACTGGAACTCTATTTTGCACAGCGAATTTGGCGTTTGCAGGTGATTTAACCACATTAATTGATCGCGAAATTGCTGCTAAATTGACGAAAGAGAAGGTGTTTCCTGCACCACCTGCGAGCGATGGGGAGTTTTTGCGTCGCACCTACCTCGACCTGGTGGGAACGATCCCCACGGCAACGGAAGCACGCGAATTTCTGCAATCCAAAGATGCCAATAAACGTAAGTCCTTAATTCAGAAGCTTTTAAACGATCCCGGCTATGCAATTCACCAATCAACGGTGTGGGATCAGGTGCTGTTTGGTCGAGACCCGCTGAACGAATATGCCACACGCACGCGGAGTGCGTTTCAGGAATGGTTACGGCAGCAATTTGAGAAAAATCGTCCCTACGATCAGATCGTGCGGGAGCTGATCCTGGCCGAGCAGGATGGCAGCGAGATGTACCAGGTACAGTTCCGCAACAATCCGGAGGAAGCCACTGTCGCTGTCAGCCGAATTTTCCTGGGGATTCAGCTTCAATGTGCCCGCTGCCACGACCACCCGTATGAAAACTGGACTCAGAAGGACTTTTACGGCATGGCCGGCTTCTTTGTGCGTCTTGTGGTGCAGGAAAAGCCAGGCAGCGGCAAAGAAAAACGCTGGAAGATTGCCGAAAAAAGCAGTGGGGAAGTATTATTCACGGGGCCGGCAGCCGAACAGAAGCCCGGCCAGAAAGGGGTGCCGATCCCACCTAAGTTCATTACTGGTAAGCCTTTAGAAGAACCTGCCCTGCCAAAAGATTTTAAAGAACCCGATTATCGCAGTGCGAAAGATTTGCCCAAGCCGTTTTTCTCCCGCAAGACGCAGTTGGCAAACTGGCTGGTGGATCACAATAACCCCTATTTTGCCCGTGCCTTAGCCAACAGAATCTGGGCTCAGTTCATGGGCCGTGGGTTGGTGCATCCGGTCGACGATCTCAGCGAAGATCATCCCCCCAGCCACCCGGTAATTCTGGATGCACTCAGCAAATGGCTGGTCGAGCATCACTTTGATCTGAAATCGATTATTCCGGAAATCATGTTGTCGGAAGCTTACCAGCGATCATCCGAAGGTGATAGCACTGTGGCGATGCCCCGGTGGTACGAACGTTCTGCGGTGCGTCCACTATCTGCGGAACAGCTCATCCGTGCTTTCCGGCAGGCCACCGAGTTTGATACACCAGGAAAACCGGAAAAACAGCTTCCTTCGGCGATGAAAGACTACATGATGCGCTATTTTGGCACCCCCACAGACGGTCAGGGGGAGTTTCAAGGTAGCCTGACGGAGCACCTCTTCCTGAATAATGGTGGCCACTTGCAGCAACTTTCCTCATCAGGTAGCACATTTGCGCGGGTGAAAAGTGCCAGTTTGGACAATGCCGCGAAAACCGAAGAACTCTATTTGAGCATTTTAAGCCGTTTTCCAACGGAAAATGAGAAGAAACTCATTATTGAGTTTCTGGACAAGAACCAAAAAGTGAAAATCGACTCATTAATCATCGACATCATGTGGGCACTGATGAATACGTCGGAATTTCGCTTTAACCACTAATTGAACGCTATTAAGTACTTACAAACCAGAAACTTACGCAGATAAATCAGGATTGTGTTATGATCCCCAGCTTCTCCGATCACTTCAGTAGACGGGCATGGATGAAAGGTGTTCTCGCCACATCCGCCGGTGTTGCTGTTCCCAACTTTGGCAGGTTATTCCACTCGCAGTTGGTGGCGGCAGAAGCCAAAAAGCGTGGCAAGAAATGTATTCTGCTCTGGATGAATGGTGGTGCCAGCCAGATCGACACATTTGATATGAAACCCGGTCGCCCCACGGCAGGCCCGTTTCGGCCCATTTCCACGAATGTGCCCGGGGTACAGATCTGCGAATATCTGCCCAAAATGGCAGCAATCACGAATAAACTTGGGATTATTCGTAGTATGAAAACGCAGTCGCCGGACCATCCCGACGGCATTTACCACATGCATACCTGCTACAAGCAATCGGAAAATGTGCCCCACCCGGAGTTGGGTGCGATGATTGCCAAGTATTGTGGCGACCCGAACAGCGATTTGCCCAGCTTTGTGCGGATGGGCCCCACTGGGAATGCCGGGCCAGGCTACCTGGGGCCAGATTACACCCCCTTCAGCCTCGGTCGTGATGGGAAGCTGGGCACTTTTGCCCGCAACAATTCGCCTGAAGACACTCTTCAGCGCCGAACAGAATTGTTTCGGTCGCTGGAAAAGGAATTCGCACAAACCCACGCAGCAGAACCGTTTAACAGCCACCGGCTGGGCAAAGAAAAAGCCTGGCGGCTGATGCAGGCCAAAGACGCCTTCGAAGTTGATGGTGAGTGGGCAAAATACCGCGATCGTTATGGCGATTCCGACTTTGGCCGTGGCTGTTTTCTGGCCCGCAAGCTGATTGAACGTGGTGTGCCATTTGTGGAAATCGGTCAGGATAACTACGACAGTCATGCAGACAACTTTGTCTGCCACAAGGCGAATATGCAGGTACTGGACCCTGCGTGGTCCAGTCTGC is part of the Zavarzinella sp. genome and harbors:
- a CDS encoding polymorphic toxin-type HINT domain-containing protein, which gives rise to MRKPKTWLDKIASFFIHNNFTKSLGIHDNLAAMAHHLGIKACFAACTPLLTPEGSKNIEDFQVGDVVLSRNEYDLTALIEAKVVEEVFVRNSPILSIHVHGQVINTTGEHPFYVENKGWIDAQDLIPGDRFLSHEDQWISIEEIFDTDEWETVYNLRIADHHTYFVGCESWGFSAWAHNAACTPATASFRTMASG
- a CDS encoding serine/threonine-protein kinase is translated as MSNTLAASDSTVFRATVLGSSLLAESQYDVAIADLEPTADPKAIAKHLIRKELITKYQAERLLAGRTDGFVVGQYRILDELGRGGMGRVYKALHTSMSRLVAMKVISQNLLKTEKARDFFQREVLAVAKLIHPNIVTAYDARQSEEICYLVMEFVDAPTLADTIRNRPPMPFQHAVEIIRQTAAGLSCAHALEIVHRDIKPSNLLVQNSIAGPLVKIVDFGLARLNVGDEAPKASSVNGGAMVGTAEYISPEQARNYNNVDARSDIYSLGCTFYLLVTGSVPFPGGTSMQKALRHLTDQPVPVRQLRPDTPPPLAAIIERMLQKKPEDRFQSCLELLAALEGFGGPISSFRLPSYRPMSTEQDFHVPTTVEDPWANLADPSSQTLASVDTPTGEQPAPKKKEVRKPYRKQAKHQMIWITIAVLVFCLIVAGIVGVVLKKVG
- a CDS encoding DUF1549 and DUF1553 domain-containing protein, translating into MCFPSRMLAWLVTGTLFCTANLAFAGDLTTLIDREIAAKLTKEKVFPAPPASDGEFLRRTYLDLVGTIPTATEAREFLQSKDANKRKSLIQKLLNDPGYAIHQSTVWDQVLFGRDPLNEYATRTRSAFQEWLRQQFEKNRPYDQIVRELILAEQDGSEMYQVQFRNNPEEATVAVSRIFLGIQLQCARCHDHPYENWTQKDFYGMAGFFVRLVVQEKPGSGKEKRWKIAEKSSGEVLFTGPAAEQKPGQKGVPIPPKFITGKPLEEPALPKDFKEPDYRSAKDLPKPFFSRKTQLANWLVDHNNPYFARALANRIWAQFMGRGLVHPVDDLSEDHPPSHPVILDALSKWLVEHHFDLKSIIPEIMLSEAYQRSSEGDSTVAMPRWYERSAVRPLSAEQLIRAFRQATEFDTPGKPEKQLPSAMKDYMMRYFGTPTDGQGEFQGSLTEHLFLNNGGHLQQLSSSGSTFARVKSASLDNAAKTEELYLSILSRFPTENEKKLIIEFLDKNQKVKIDSLIIDIMWALMNTSEFRFNH
- a CDS encoding polymorphic toxin-type HINT domain-containing protein, whose protein sequence is MLPQPTWDARDNSSQLARILTLAIPTVELGTHNPTHRKSDFPTYDALPKEGVDGPHPMDVKEPRSRFERVVDRVVGDFLIHTVAKRFASEQRYENFKKWAERNTSKACFAAGTPLLTPVGSCNIEDFQIGDLVLSRDEYDSTAPIEAKVVEEVFVRLAPILSIHVHGQVINTTGEHPFYVENKGWIDAQDLIPGDRFLSHDDRWISIEEIFDTSEWKTVYNLRIADHHTYFVGCDDWGFSAWVHNAACANVDEFIKRYGNRDFDRFLYKTQNGIKELARIETKLLRNHDLAFQQYLWEVYQMGSRGRLPRVLGNSPDVLTHTARHPHGRRYLEGLLDDTVHGWSIGANDAWMLGGIDSRKTFYLVTRPSTPALVRRLPGGIAIDRVYLRELNMLKNAGYRVPTNTSTGSAFKLFNNAWSALFISLKPS
- a CDS encoding ABC-F family ATP-binding cassette domain-containing protein, giving the protein MNLLSAQHVSKSYSHRELFTDLSLDMHAGEKVGLVGPNGAGKSTLLKILAGLETPDEGTRSIRRGARIGYVPQDDIFPAGHTVTQVVLDGLIAETLEEHEKDVRAAISLTQVGFYDHEQRADTLSGGWRKRLSIARELAKEPELLLMDEPTNHLDLPGVIWLERLLRGSAFGYLVATHDRSFLRAVADEIVEINRVYPAGVFRADGGFDSFADKKAAFIEAQERQREAVANRVRIETDWLGHKAQARTRKASSRIEAAADRREQLAELNYRTKQGSAAGIDFAGTGRQTKKLLTIANVSKSIAGRKLFANLELLVSPGVKLGLLGPNGSGKSTFLKIIAKELAPDTGTITHAEGLRIEVFEQGRSSLDQTITLREALCPNGDTVVFRDQPMHVAGWASRFQFHADQLDMEMSALSGGEQARVRIAQLMLRPADLLLLDEPTNDLDIAALELLEENLDEFPGALVIVSHDRDLLDRLCTEFIGLDGLGGSALYGSVNQWLNAYEKANAPSKPAATKSANPTTSKPKKLSYKEQQEVNNMETAILEAEELLQVLKQKVEDAATSSHTVLSEACRAMESAQSKVEQLYARWAELEAKRNAE
- a CDS encoding DUF1501 domain-containing protein; this translates as MIPSFSDHFSRRAWMKGVLATSAGVAVPNFGRLFHSQLVAAEAKKRGKKCILLWMNGGASQIDTFDMKPGRPTAGPFRPISTNVPGVQICEYLPKMAAITNKLGIIRSMKTQSPDHPDGIYHMHTCYKQSENVPHPELGAMIAKYCGDPNSDLPSFVRMGPTGNAGPGYLGPDYTPFSLGRDGKLGTFARNNSPEDTLQRRTELFRSLEKEFAQTHAAEPFNSHRLGKEKAWRLMQAKDAFEVDGEWAKYRDRYGDSDFGRGCFLARKLIERGVPFVEIGQDNYDSHADNFVCHKANMQVLDPAWSSLLLDLEERGMLQDTLVVWMGEVGRTPNINNRAGRDHYIRAWTIVLAGGGIKGAVHGSTDEDGKNVKDDPVSEGDLFATIYHTLGIDYRVKHYVGVRPIWATPEGAQPVKTLIG
- a CDS encoding DUF1553 domain-containing protein yields the protein MKQFVRFSLVLSSLILVQQGFTQEKPTLAQLSIDPPVVLIDGPRSPVQVLVTAHYSDQTVRDVTDLCKIDLQAAAGKATWENGWLRAQTNFEATAKISFENLTLPLQITAKNVTASENVSFSHELVATLNVAGCNMGACHGTPSGKNGFRLSLRGFDPADDYKQLTRDQFNRRLIVQQPEHSLIVQKGTGQVAHEGGARLGIDSFVTEVMKTWIAQGAPNDVTTAAPVTSLSVTPSKRVIYAPQSTQRVRVVAQFKDSRTQDVTRLCNFSSSDTNIADVDATGKVEFRSPGEVAILVRYLEEMQSVRITYLPPAKGFTWQAPPEANFVDQHVFAKLKQMTILPSELAGDSEFLRRVYLDVCGMLPPPEVVDQFLQDTSPDKRTKLVNNLFQRPEYADFWTLKWADVLRSNRKVIDVKGAYALQQWLREHFMKNTSFDLMVRELLTANGSSYRNPPANYYTITKDPTVLAENTAQVFMGIRMQCAKCHNHPFESITQDDYYSTAAWFARVKLRKDTSIPVKANNAQFIFSARAGEITQPRTGKVMAPKYLKGEVPPLDASASRREVYAKWLTDTNNPFFARSVVNRVWFHLFGKGIVDPVDDFRESNPPSNEELLNALAADFAKNKFDMQHLIRTIVLSTTYQLSAKPNATNADDSRYFSRSIPRPLTAEQLLDAICDLTGVPEKYAGLPAGTRAIQLPDGEVNHPFLKTFGQPARELACECERENEGNLAQALQLINGATINEKIRQPNNWLKAQVTAKKADTEIIQALYRRAFARNPNPQEVQLLTDFLKKSTNRDSAWEDVLWSILNMDEFLSNN